The following coding sequences are from one Brienomyrus brachyistius isolate T26 chromosome 2, BBRACH_0.4, whole genome shotgun sequence window:
- the LOC125709314 gene encoding alpha-(1,3)-fucosyltransferase 7-like isoform X1, with product MAAGRSRKMIFLALILMFILSKYAVYQWFMKWFNDKSRLGTERGDVRVLMWHWPFKQNQPLQEDICRTKYHVSGCHLVDNRSLYHQADVVVFHNRELQTGISRLPLDQPRPTAQKWVWLSLESPPHNGNLRPYGGLFNWTMTYRRDADIFIPYGELVPRTTEGNYTIPTKHTLACWVVSNYQPTHKRTKMYQSLKKLIPVEVYGHWAKKPLKSDQLLSTISRCYFYLAFENSVYRDYITEKLWYNAFLAGSVPVVLGPPRANYEAFIPKDSFIHVDDFNSTEKLADFLKQLATDKERYGSYFRWRRDYNVQKRPGWRDILCRICGLYEHLPSSKVYHNLEAWAYGEP from the coding sequence TGATATTTCTGGCCCTTATCCTGATGTTTATCCTCAGCAAATATGCTGTATATCAGTGGTTTATGAAATGGTTCAATGACAAGTCAAGGCTTGGTACTGAGCGTGGGGACGTCAGGGTCCTGATGTGGCACTGGCCATTTAAACAGAACCAGCCCCTGCAGGAGGACATTTGCAGGACAAAATACCATGTTTCTGGCTGCCACCTGGTGGACAACCGCAGTCTGTACCATCAGGCTGACGTGGTGGTCTTTCACAACCGTGAGCTACAAACAGGAATATCCAGGCTGCCCCTTGACCAGCCTCGTCCGACAGCCCAAAAGTGGGTGTGGCTCTCCCTAGAGTCTCCACCCCATAATGGGAACCTGAGACCTTATGGGGGCCTCTTCAACTGGACCATGACATACCGGCGTGATGCAGATATCTTCATACCTTATGGGGAGCTGGTTCCTAGGACCACTGAAGGTAATTATACTATCCCCACTAAGCATACACTGGCCTGCTGGGTGGTCAGCAACTACCAGCCGACCCACAAGAGAACTAAGATGTACCAGAGTCTGAAGAAGCTGATCCCTGTGGAGGTTTATGGACACTGGGCTAAGAAGCCACTAAAATCTGACCAGCTGTTATCCACTATTTCTCGATGCTACTTCTACCTGGCCTTTGAGAACTCTGTCTACAGAGACTACATAACAGAGAAGCTGTGGTACAACGCCTTCCTGGCCGGCAGTGTGCCGGTTGTACTGGGCCCACCCCGAGCTAACTACGAGGCCTTCATTCCCAAAGACTCCTTCATCCATGTGGACGACTTCAACTCTACTGAAAAGCTGGCCGATTTCCTGAAGCAGCTGGCCACAGACAAAGAGCGATATGGGTCATACTTCCGTTGGAGGCGTGACTATAATGTTCAAAAACGGCCTGGCTGGAGGGACATACTCTGCAGAATTTGTGGTCTCTATGAGCACCTGCCTTCCAGCAAGGTCTACCACAACCTGGAGGCCTGGGCCTACGGAGAGCCATGA